A genomic window from Silene latifolia isolate original U9 population chromosome Y, ASM4854445v1, whole genome shotgun sequence includes:
- the LOC141632282 gene encoding uncharacterized protein LOC141632282, translated as MSDRIPNLTPNLPHITCIVWNFQGSASKPKLAALKEIIRTYKPSVFALIETHMGGEHAEKVQIIVGYDSHARVDAVGFRGGIWVYWKSDIVEITPITKHSQYITMEVSRSSGTPWFFTAVYASPDPHNRRELWVELEEFARRNNQPWMVAGDFNETRNLSERHGGNANMARRCDLFNNWIESCELVELEFSGAAHTWSRGNSVETRQSARLDRALCNSDWSLLFSEASIKHLPAIQSDHCPLLISPNGFAPLNAIHRPFRFQAAWLTHEKFSDFVTNNWQPVGDLTTQLSTLSTKLQNWNEEVFGNIFRKKRELIARINGCQKKLALVREKGTIVLEAKLRRELDETLEREEILWYQKSRVEFIRDGDRNTSYFHVSTLVRRWRNRINSLKNSESIWVEDRNALIDLVINFYKNLYTQEGNYDANAEVPYDHFPELSPDEFGWLTRPYTEAEVEGVVHNMGALKAPGPAGFQALFYQKNWELVRTSVCATVIKALQGKDDMVLFAEATTEQAALITKVLDIFCRAYGEKVSLAKSRVFFSANTSIDVQQYVSNRLGFEITNDLGTYLGMPTINERVTRHTFSSIMEWFNRRLAGWSTKHLSLAGRATLIQSTLSTMANYSMQTAKIPKTTCDTLDHKMRSFLWGGNEEKRKVHLISWETIQKPKGLGGLGITSSRQANAAFLTKLGWRVLAEPQSLWSRVLRAKYCNGRCDIDMFTSKANMSNVWAGISSQAGNIVKGATVSDMWDENNGWKWDIFANYLPQEALLKIASFSLSPDPNLADSLYWNDWSMKFAITCWWIWRWRNNVAFGRPNENPINPSALLRQQFEASKQAFDKYSLFIPTPGSIRNEIFIRWHPPPFGWCLLNTDGASKGNPGPAGCGGIFRDDTGNFISAYFLSGGICTSMRAEMLALLTGLQRAKELHIDKLLIHIDNVTCVNLVLEEQLLSNNLRHLVNRCRELIQEPGWKVKLLHVYREANKASDWLANQGVSSSTTVIHLDEPPAALRTILREDIMGVTTPRLVP; from the exons ATGTCGGATAGAATACCAAATTTAACCCCAAACTTACCTCACATCACGTGTATAGTATGGAATTTCCAAGGCTCTGCTAGCAAACCAAAGCTTGCAGCTTTAAAAGAAATTATTCGGACCTATAAACCCTCTGTTTTTGCACTTATCGAAACCCATATGGGCGGAGAGCATGCTGAAAAAGTTCAAATAATTGTGGGATATGATAGTCATGCTAGAGTGGATGCAGTAGGTTTTCGAGGAggtatttgggtttattggaaaTCGGATATCGTCGAAATTACTCCCATTACTAAACATTCCCAGTACATTACCATGGAAGTATCAAGAAGTAGCGGTACTCCTTGGTTTTTCACAGCAGTTTACGCCAGCCCGGACCCCCATAATAGGAGAGAACTTTGGGTGGAATTAGAGGAGTTCGCGAGGCGTAATAATCAGCCCTGGATGGTGGCGGGTGATTTCAATGAAACGCGGAATCTCTCTGAAAGACACGGTGGTAATGCAAATATGGCCCGTCGTTGTGACTTGTTTAATAACTGGATCGAATCATGTGAATTGGTCGAGCTTGAATTTTCAGGTGCTGCTCATACTTGGTCTCGAGGTAATAGTGTCGAAACCAGGCAAAGTGCTAGATTGGACCGTGCTTTATGTAATAGTGACTGGAGTCTCTTATTCAGCGAGGCAAGCATTAAACATCTGCCGGCTATTCAGTCCGACCACTGTCCCTTATTAATATCACCTAACGGTTTCGCCCCTCTCAATGCCATCCATAGACCGTTTCGGTTCCAAGCTGCGTGGCTAACACACGAAAAATTCTCAGATTTCGTTACCAATAATTGGCAACCCGTTGGTGATCTTACTACTCAACTTAGCACTCTTTCTACTAAATTGCAGAATTGGAACGAAGAAGTGTTTGGTAATATTTTTAGAAAGAAGAGAGAACTTATTGCTAGAATTAATGGCTGCCAAAAGAAGTTGGCCTTAGTACGGGAAAAAGGAACTATTGTGTTGGAGGCAAAACTCCGTCGTGAACTAGACGAAACACTCGAACGTGAAGAAATCCTTTGGTACCAGAAATCGCGAGTTGAGTTTATTAGGGATGGAGATAGAAATACCTCTTATTTCCATGTTAGTACCCTCGTTCGTCGTTGGCGCAATCGAATCAACTCCCTCAAAAACAGCGAGAGCATATGGGTAGAGGATCGAAATGCTCTTATCGACCTAGTTATTAATTTCTATAAAAATCTTTACACACAGGAAGGCAATTATGATGCGAATGCCGAAGTCCCTTATGATCATTTTCCCGAATTAAGTCCCGACGAATTTGGTTGGCTCACACGACCGTATACAGAGGCTGAGGTTGAAGGTGTAGTTCATAATATGGGGGCCTTAAAAGCTCCGGGTCCCGCTGGTTTTCAAGCTCTTTTTTACCAAAAGAATTGGGAATTAGTGAGAACGTCGGTTTGTGCGACAGTCATCAAAGCCCTCCAAGGGAAGG ACGATATGGTCTTATTTGCAGAGGCTACAACTGAACAGGCGGCACTCATAACTAAAGTTTTGGATATCTTTTGTCGAGCTTATGGCGAGAAGGTTAGCCTAGCTAAATCCCGCGTTTTCTTCTCTGCAAACACGAGTATAGATGTCCAACAATATGTTTCGAACCGTTTGGGCTTTGAGATAACTAATGATTTAGGAACATATTTGGGTATGCCTACCATAAATGAACGGGTTACAAGACACACTTTCTCAAGTATCATGGAGTGGTTTAATCGGAGACTAGCAGGTTGGAGCACCAAGCACTTATCCCTTGCGGGTAGAGCTACTTTAATTCAATCTACTCTGTCTACGATGGCTAATTATAGTATGCAGACGGCGAAGATCCCGAAAACGACTTGCGACACGCTAGACCACAAAATGAGAAGCTTTCTCTGGGGCGGGAATGAGGAGAAAAGGAAGGTCCATCTTATCTCATGGGAAACTATTCAAAAACCGAAAGGGCTTGGTGGGCTCGGCATTACATCTTCCCGTCAAGCTAATGCCGCTTTCCTTACAAAATTGGGCTGGAGAGTCTTAGCAGAACCCCAAAGTCTCTGGTCCCGAGTCCTTAGAGCGAAATATTGCAATGGGAGGTGCGACATTGATATGTTTACATCCAAGGCAAATATGTCTAATGTGTGGGCAGGCATCTCATCACAAGCAGGTAATATAGTAAAAG GAGCTACGGTGAGTGATATGTGGGACGAGAATAACGGGTGGAAATGGGATATTTTCGCCAACTACTTACCGCAAGAAGCTCTTCTGAAAATTGCCTCTTTCTCGCTATCTCCGGATCCTAATTTAGCTGATTCTCTTTATTGGAACG ATTGGTCGATGAAATTTGCTATTACGTGTTGGTGGATTTGGAGGTGGAGGAATAATGTCGCTTTCGGCCGTCCTAATGAGAACCCTATTAATCCGAGTGCTCTCCTCCGTCAACAGTTCGAGGCTTCTAAGCAGGCCTTCGATAAATACTCCCTGTTTATACCTACACCCGGATCAATTCGCAACGAGATTTTCATTCGTTGGCACCCACCTCCCTTCGGCTGGTGTCTTTTGAATACTGACGGTGCGTCTAAGGGGAATCCGGGTCCTGCAGGCTGCGGTGGTATTTTTAGAGACGATACAGGTAACTTCATTTCAGCTTACTTTTTATCCGGTGGCATTTGCACCTCGATGAGAGCGGAAATGCTCGCCTTACTTACTGGTCTTCAACGCGCGAAGGAGCTTCATATAGACAAGCTTTTAATCCATATTGATAATGTCACTTGTGTGAATTTGgtgttggaggaacaacttcttAGCAACAACCTTCGTCATCTTGTGAATCGATGTAGGGAGCTAATACAGGAACCCGGTTGGAAGGTCAAGCTTTTACATGTGTATCGAGAAGCAAACAAAGCCAGTGACTGGTTAGCGAATCAAGGAGTCTCGTCGTCCACAACCGTGATCCATCTCGATGAACCCCCTGCGGCTCTCCGTACTATTTTACGAGAGGATATTATGGGTGTTACAACCCCTCGTCTAGTTCCTTAG
- the LOC141632284 gene encoding uncharacterized protein LOC141632284 — protein sequence MVSEHVSAVFKKPLPKKCGDLGMFTIPCSIGNKTFAHAMLDLGASINVMLHVIYETLELRPLERTDVAIQLADRSNIHPKGMIEDVLVEVDNLTFPADFYVLDMETDASSTPILLGRPFMNISNTKIDVKSGDVTIEFEGKKLVYNIYDAMKKPNDLHSCYFIDIFEALAHYVYNLCHKDPLKVVLTNDLSQEGLRFLLSQVVQERIGELEKEENLDEAM from the coding sequence ATGGTAAGTGAGCATGTTTCTGCCGTTTTCAAAAAGCCACTTCCTAAGAAGTGTGGTGATCTGGGCATGTTCACTATACCGTGCTCCATTgggaacaaaacatttgctcatGCCATGCTTGACCTAGGAGCTTCCATAAATGTTATGCTCCATGTcatttatgagaccttagaaCTACGCCCATTAGAAAGGACCGACGTTGCAATCCAACTTGCGGACCGATCTAACATTCACCCAAAAGGGATGATAGAGGATGTCTTAGTGGAAGTGGATAACCTCACCTTTCCGGCCGATTTCTATGTCTTAGACATGGAAACAGATGCTAGTTCGACCCCAATACTCTTAGGCCGACCATTCATGAACATCTCCAACACAAAAATTGATGTTAAAAGTGGTGACGTAACCATAGAATTTGAAGGAAAGAAACTCGTCTATAATATATATGATGCCATGAAAAAGCCAAATGACTTGCATTCATGCTATTTCATAGATATATTTGAAGCATTGGCACACTATGTGTATAACTTGTGTCACAAGGACCCACTTAAGGTGGTTCTCACTAACGACTTGAGCCAAGAAGGGTTGCGTTTTTTGTTGTCTCAAGTTGTGCAGGAAAGAATAGGGGAATTGGAGAAGGAAGAAAACCTAGATGAGGCCATGTAA